The Drosophila miranda strain MSH22 chromosome Y unlocalized genomic scaffold, D.miranda_PacBio2.1 Contig_Y7_pilon, whole genome shotgun sequence DNA segment acagtacttacgggaccctgtcggcctaagaattactacgacgcggaaaggggaactttgctatgcggaaataccgacaagtatcgccgagaatgcctaggcaatcgccggatagcacttacgggacgccgccgaactaagaattactacgggggtcggggatatcgacaggcatcgccgagaatgcctaggcaatcgccggatagcacttacgggacgctgtcgaactaagaattactacgggggtcgggggtaccgacgcgtatcgccgagagcgcttaggcaatcgccggatagcactcacgggacactatcgggctaaacattacggcgaaaatctttatcatacGGGGCAGGTatgcatatcactcgcatgccacaacaaaaatgaacaacggacgctgccgccatcaaagccattaaataaaacataaacgaataaaaatgctgccatacacacttgcaaaatcatacggcctgacaaattcaaatcgaatgcagtgcgttggtgattgctagaatagccaaaaacagacacacacacacaaacacccattacacttgggcggccggacctgtgccgttcgagttatgtgtgtcgtgtccgccatcttccttagttggtggccggatccagtgccatggcattcagagtgccctatggtcctggaaaaggaaaaatccatcagccacacatacgattaaaaagggctctcaaaatacttaccgccagccattcagacacacacacacaaacatcaattacacttgggcggccggacctgtgccgttcgagttatgtgtgtcgtgtccgccatcgtccttagttggtggccggaccagtgccactcgctctaaattagggccacaattgccgacgcacacacacactcacatccatttcactttggcggccggacccgtgtcgccacagtaatatgtgtgccgtctactcctggctcccagctggtggccggaccagtgccactggttctccaagagggcagccacagccacaacgacgacgaggtgctaattgcacctacttctgacgacttcggacgacgccaatttcgacgaccaggggggacgacggggtcggccggtatgcaacgcaatgtctttacaagcattgtgttttgctatgccggccgatgctccgctgtttcttgtcttccctgtaattattgaaaaagatatagacattattttaaattgttatgtttattgtaatattgtaaacgtaactcaattgtacctgttttgtctcgtctttgttccagtgtagtatctcttttattgCCTGTTTTTCCAtcgtcttcactccagtctactacttatctgtattgttatttctgcaagtgcttgtctctttttatttagtctatttcctcttattttccacgcaaagcacctgcattgtttaccttttctctttatctattcctcaattgactacgtgttgcaacactgcactttctgaattttcgatctcatttctttaaccccttcttcccccccccccccccccattgttattttcgtaattagtgcggttctccgacaccccactacaaaattattacaatctgtgataaatcttcggcggcaacggtgctgacaattgattatcggtttcaaatcgactttcaaatcagcatcagttgccgccacaccaccactacggcctaaattgagccaaaaatgctagtcttcgcataaaacaactacgccccctataaactgcccgcccacatgtacatgctacattcctagtcgtctgccctcagcaggcggcaagggtagtagaggggactgaagaccacataccgcattacagccaacaaaacatcaagttgacgaactcacaggggattgcaaatcaaattttaagtTAGGGAGAATTACAAAGAAGAGACAGCATACCAGCCAATGGGGGGCGCAACACCGGAACCAGATCCCACAGGAACCACGACGAGCATCACTAGCATTAATACTGACGTCACACGAAGGAGAAATCGCAGCCAAGAGAGAGCCAGGGCTGGAGCGATCCCATACCTTTGTCACACGAAGGGGAAATGGTAGCCGAGAGCGATCCCAATACCCACGCTACAAGGAGGGGAAACAGCAGCCGAGGAACTCCAGCGCCACCGCTCCTATACGCCATCTACTTATTTGTATATGTACTAAATTCAAATAACACATGCCatattttacattttacatGTAGTTGCAGTGTTTTTGGCTGAACAATGGGAAGGTAACACTAGTTACAGTAGTGGTAGGTATTCGGTATTATTTTATGCAAGTATTTTGAGTAAAGAAAGTTAAGGTAACACTagacttaacattaacatgtgttttcttttacaatggattgcgtcttttcagtccgttcccgtcctcggagcgggcttcatataagtggcggcgcaaggctgatcctcatatcagcatcagcataggCCCTGTAGTTGGCTGGGTGCGTACagccgcaactttggcatttagctgggtgcggtggacgaaaccaccgcactttaaacagacgaagccgcgttgacagaagttgttaaaccgccgcaattttcgcatttagctgggtgcggtggacgaaaccaccgcactttacacaggcgaagccgcgttgacagtagttgtgtgtggtttaagaaatctttgtgttttatgattctctttgtggtttgtgatttgaatatatgtttagtggcgcacagaattttaatttacattggcgagaaagaggaaataaagcttgtcggtagtggttgggaaggggaatgtgaatgtgtgtggggcgagttgggaaaatggctgcttggcttggcgtcggcattttaatgtattccttattggcgttaattaagaatttttaaCAGTTTAGTTATGCGGCAAACAAGTTAAGGGGCTCGTTAGTCACCCGACGTGTCACACTAgcttgaacaaaaaaaaaaaaaaacacatacaatAATCGCATATCACATATTATGTTTTTtgtggagagggggagggggagggggagggttccaaagtatttaCACGGTCCAATGTTTGCACGGGTAATATAATGGAGATTCTCTTGGTAAAGATTTTATTCGTAATTTATTCGCCCAACTATCGAGAAAGGCTCGCGTGTGCCGTACGATACGATCCATTACGATACGATATCGTCTGTgggctatatatgtatgtatgtatattgatgtgtgcatatgtatgtacaatccgAAGAGAGGATTACTCTTGTTATGTTCTCTTTCATAGATGATAATATCGTATCAGTGGTTCTGGAAGGGGGTGATTAAACCTACGACGAAAGCTATAATCCAGTGGATGGGTCGGAATAGGTGTCCTGTTCCTCCGCTCAGACATAGACCTCTCCTGTCTTGGCCTCGGGACTGTGTTTGGCGAGGGTTGAGGTAGCACTcgtggccgttgccgttgccgtggcgCCGCTCTGGGGCAGGGCGATCGTTCCACCGGATGAAGAGTTGTCCCCTGTATCCACTGTGGGGGCTCCTGCCGAACGCACCGAGGAGCGCACTGTGGGGTCCTGCAGGTTGAAGCTCAGACTGAAGCTGTTGTTCCGCGaaatgttgccgttgccgctgccgttcagGGGCTTCACGGACAGGAGGGACGTGGTGgtgatgccgccgccgccgcccgcaCCCGGCCCCACGGTCATGCCGTTGCTGGAGccactgttgctgtagccgtccTGCTCCTGGGCCAGGTCCACGATGGACAGGGACGAGGGGAAGCGCTGAATGGAGAGCGAAACGGGGATCGTGGTGATGACGTCATTGGGCTCGTAGCCACTGGCTGTTGTCGTGATGGTCGGTAGCTGGGCGTTCGCCGCGATGGGAAGGATGCTCAGGGTCCCCGTGGGAATGGTGtacccgccgccgctgctgttggccaTCGTGAAGGGAAACGACAGCGTGGTGATGTTCGTGGCAGCGGAGAGGGCTACGGAATCGAGAATCGAAGGGAGAGAGATTGTGGTTGGAGTAtctgaatctgcatctgcgggAGTATCTGTGCCCGGTACTCACTGCTGTGAACTCGCTGTAAATGATGACCACTGCGGGCAGGGTCAACGCCTTGACGCAGCACATGAGGAACCCAAAGAAGAGCCACGCGATCTCCCCGCAGGTGGAGAAGCGGAAGAGCTGCAGGAAGCCGATCGGCTGTGTGGGCTCCAGTCCTGCGGCCACCGGCGCCTCATCCAGGGACTTGCCATCGGTTGTCGTCGTGCCAGAAGCCTCGTCCATCTATCGGTACGACGAAGGACGGAGGAATAGTGTTACTCGAGCCAAGACCCGCGGTTTATTCACAGAcacggacagagacagacggcacgcaaaggttaattcaattactgccacactctcagaggcatgtatctgtatctgtggctgtggcaagggTACAGCAGCtactttgtatcttttgccaTAGTTCTCTCTCATTGACCCGCGGGGTTAACGAGTAATAGAATCTATCGTTTATTATTGGACATTCCAACGCCAATTTGgagcgattcgattcgattcgattcacTTTCAGAGGCCCGTACAGAAATCTGTGTGGCGCCAttcgccccctgccccctctcCTTGTCGTGGGATGGATGATcaccttttaattgattttcaacACTTTGATCCTTCAGATACTGTATCTATGCACTGATTTCTGCAGAAGATCCGTTACTGCTCACTCGGACCGCCCAAGCGCGACTGCTGGAACACCGTCCGCGGAGCCACCCATTTATGTTGATTCCCCGATGTGGATGCTGGACAGAGTACTCGGGCTTGGGCATGAGTACTCGTGAGTGTATCGTATCAATCGCTCGCTTTGGGGTTCACAATTCTAATTGATCTCCGCTTTCCGCTCTTGGGGTAGGTTCCGCCGAAAGAGGCGCTTCAATTTACAATGAGAGCAAAAGAGACATTCTGTAgagggtttttcttttctttgcttttcttttctttattctttttctttcatttggaGGGTGGAAGGTGCAACAATCTAAAACGGAGGCAGACTCTTGAGCCTCCTGCTGTTGCGCAGCACGAATGGTGCCGGCTGATTTGTACCGGCATTTCCTCCAGCGGGAACGACTTCGGGAGCAGCTACGGGAGCGACTGCGGGAGCGACTCCGACCGACTCGCCTTCATCGTCCGAGCCCCCGAGCATTACGCTGTCCAAAGTAGTGCGGGACGCCCGCAGTGTCATCATGTGCCGGGTGCTGCGTTCGCCCAAGGTGTTGCGCACCTTCAGGCAGCTCTTCTGCGAcagggttctttttttttcgcccgtAACCAGGGCGAGGACGCGGCGCTGGCACTCGCCGAATGCCACGGCATGGCTGCTGGTTGGCCCGTCGTCCTCATTGCCGGGCCGTTCAAAAATCGTCTCGAGACCGGTGGGCCTCGACTTTGCGATGGTCTGCGATGGCGCCTGAGAACCGGTGGTCGGCGTCAGGCtgggcttcttggccaggcgGCTGGGACTAAGACTGGGTCTGGCGGAgctctggctcttgctcttgcaggCGCGCGGCGGCATTTGGCGCCGAACCATAGTCACGGTTGCCACAGATCCTGTATCCCCCGGTATACTTCCGGCTGAAATGAGACGAAATGAGAAATGAGTTACGACTGTCCGATGGCCGCAGAACCGAGTACTTCCTTTACCTTTAGCTTTGCCTTCAAGTTTTTTCGTTGCAGgcatttctcgtatctttttcCGGCTTTTCCGTCTCCTGGGTAAACCTTTCGACTTCTCAAACGAGCAACGAGCAACGAGCCTCTTTGAATTGAGGGCTCTCAGTGCTCCACaggggaggggctgagaggctggggtgtgagccgccagcaaccaagcgcgttgctttattaatatttgtgggcagtatatgtcttaatttaatttatgtacatttttgtgtttgttttacaattcaactttaaacgacactcaaacacacacttgtacatttgatggcacattaatttacaaacatataatctgcagcaacgaaacacttgtaagggggggaggggggggaaagggaaaaagaaaaagagagggacaaaatattcggcactttgacggagggactaaacctcagacacgtctcgactccacaacgttcacgacacgactttccatttgcaagtgtgtgtgtgtgtgtggtgtgagtcaagaaagtgaagtggggccacgctcaaaagtatgctgtctcttctttgtaattctccctaacttaaaatttgatttggaatcccctgtgagttcgtcaacttgatgttttgttggctgtaatgcggtatgtggtcttcagtcccctccactacccttgccgcctgctgagggcagacgactaggaatgtagcatgtacatgtgagatcgaaaattcagaaagtgcggtgttgcaacacgtagtcaattgaggaatagataaagagaaaaggtaaacaatgaAGGTGCTTTGCGTTgaaaataagaggaaatatactaaataaaaagagacaagcacttgcagaaataacaatacagataagtagtagactggagtgaagacgacggaaaaacaggtaataaaagagatactacactggaacaaagatgagacaaaacaggtacaattgatttacgtttacaatattacaataaacataacaatttaaaataatgtctatatctttttctataattacagggaagacaagaaacagcggagcatcggccggcatagcaaaacacaatgattgtaaagacattgcgttgcataccggccgaccccgtcccccctggtcgtcgaaattggcgtcgtccgaagtcgtcagaagtaggtgcaattagcacctcgtcgtcgttgtggctgtggctgccctcttggagaaccagtggcactggtccggccaccagctgggagccaggagtagacggcacacatattaatgtggcgacacgggtccggccgccaaagtgaaatggatgtgagtgtgtgtgtgcgtcggcaattgtggccctaatgtagagcgagtggcactcgTCCGGCCAttgtatttccgcatagcaaagttcccctttccacgtcgtagtaattcttaggccgacagggtcccgtaagtaccgtccggcgatagcctaggtactctcggcgatacttgtcggtattcccgcatagcaaagttcccctttccgcgtcgtagtaattcttaggccgacagggtcccgtaagtaccgtccggcgatagcctaggtactctcggcgatacttgtcggtatttccgcatagcaaagttcccctttccgcgtcgtagtaattcttaggccgacagggtcccgtgagtaccgtccggcgatagcctaggtactctcggcgatacttgccggtattcccgcatagcaaagttcccctttccgcgtcgtagtaattcttaggccgacagggtcccctgagtaccgtccggcgatagcctaggtactctcggcgatacttgtcggtatttccgcatagcaaagttcccctttccgcgtcgtagtaattcttaggccgacagggtcccgtaagtaccgtccggcgatagcctaggtactctcggcgatacttgtcggtattcccgcatagcaaagttcccctttccgcgtcgtagtaattcttaggccgacagggtcccgtgagtaccgtccggcgatagcctaggtactctcggcgatacttgccggtatttccgcatagcatagtccccctttccgcttcgtagtaactctcaggccggcggggtcccgtaagtactgtgcGGCGATAGcttaggtactctcggcgacacctgtcggtattatcgcatagtaaagacctccgtattgattctgagttcggtggggccctgaaggcgctatttggcgataaccggagtgttctcggtgaaaccaactgccccgtcccacgctacgatcgcccccgtccgcgggactgcggccccgtcccccatcgtcggtccgaaatacggagtcccggcaaattataaatattgctgtaatttcgaccctggagtagactgagatatgtaccccagcccaggatcgcttccttacaaaagttaaggtaacactagacttaacattaacatgtgttttcttttacaatggattgcgtcttttcagtccgttcccgtcctcggagcgggcttaatataagtggcggcgcaaggctgatcctcatatcagcatcagcataggccctgtagttggctgggtgcgtaccgccgcaactttggcatttagctgggtgcggtggacgaaaccaccgcactttacacagacgaagccgcgttgacagaagttgttaaaccgccgcaactttggcatttagctgggtgcggtggacgaaaccaccgcactttacacagacgaagccgcgttgttagaagttgttaaaccgccgcaattttcgcatttagctggttgcggtggacgaaaccaccgcgctttacacaggcgaagccgcgttgacagtatTTGTGTGTGGTGTAAGaaatctttgtgttttatgattctctttgtggtttgtgatttgaatatatgtttagtggcgcacagaattttaatttacattggcAGCAGCCAGAACAAGAGCCACGAAGAGGGGAATAGTCGGATCTCTCCCACTCTGACCAGTGACGCCGATGTGATCAAGAACTCTCCCCGGCCAGcccgaagccaacgcctacaAGGGAGACCGAGAGAGAGGCCGCCGTCGCGAAACTGAGAGAGAGTTTTTCATTTAAAACAATGGGGGGAGCAACACCGGAACCAGATCCCACAGGAACCACGACGAGCATCACTAGCATTAATACCGACGTCACACGAAGGGGAAATCGCAGCCAAGAGAGAGCCAGGGCTGGAGCGATCCCATACCTTTGTCACACGAAGGGGAAGTGGTAGCCGAGAGCGATCCCAATACCGCTACAAGGAGGGGAAACAGCAGCCGAGGAACTCCAGCGCCACCGCTCCTATACGCCATCTACTTATTTGTATATGTACTAAATTCAAATAATACATGCCatattttacattttacatGTAGTTGCAGAGTTTTTGGCTGAACAATGGGAAGGTAACACTAGTTACAGTAGTGGTAGGTATTCGGTATTTTTTTATGCAAGTACTTTGAGTAAAGAAAGTTAAGGTAACACTagacttaacattaacatgtgttttcttttacaatggattgcgtcttttcagtccgttcCAGTCCTCGGAGCGGGCTTCATATAAGTGGCGGCGCAAGGCTGATCCtcatatcagcatcagcataggCCCTGTAGTTGGATGGGTGCGaaccgccgcaactttggcatttagctgggtgcggtggacgaaaccaccgcactttacacagacgaagccgcgttgacagtagttgtgtgtggtttaagaaatctttgtgttttatgattctctttgtggtttgtgatttgaatatatgtttagtggcgcacagaattttaatttacattggcGAGAAAGAGGAAATAAAGCTTGTTGGTAGTGGTTGGGAaggggaatgtgaatgtgtgtggggcgagttgggaaaatggctgcttggcttggcgtcggaattttaatgtattccttattggcgttaattaagaatttttaaCAGTTTAGTTGGGCGGCAAACAAGTTAAGGGGCTCGTTAGTCGCCCGACGTGTCACACCGCTTCATCTGCCTTGTCGATCATCTGTaattgtatctgtatctgtatctgtaaaAAGGAGCCTAGAATTTCTTAGATCTGTGTTCTTCTACCATCCTCTACATGGATTGGTTCCACATTAATCCTAAAGATGCACAAATTTTATAgcttgaacaaaaaaaaaaaacacatacatacaataATCGCATATCacatattattttttttgtggagagggggagggggagggttccaaagtatttaCACGGTCCAATGTTTGCACGGGTAATATAATGGAGATTCTCTTGGTAAAGATTTTATTCGTAATTTATTCGCCCAACTATCGAGAAAGACTCGCGTGTGCCGTACGATACGATCCATTACGATACGATATCGTCTGTgggctatatatgtatgtatattgatgtgtgcatatgtatgtacaatccgaagagaggattactcttgttttgttctctttcCTAGATGATTATATCGTATCAGTGGTTCTGGAAGAGGTGCTTAAACCTACGACGAAAGCTATAATCCAGTGGATGGGTCGGAAGAGGTGTCCTGTTCCTCCGCTCAGACATAGACCTCTCCTGTCTTGACCTCGGGACTGTGTttgccgttgccgtggcgCCGCTCTGGGGCAGGGCGATCGTGCCACCGGATGAAGAGTTGTCCACTGTATCCACTGTGGGGGCTCCTGCCGAACGCACCGAGGAGCGCACTGTGGGGTCCTGCAGGTTGAAGCT contains these protein-coding regions:
- the LOC117195205 gene encoding uncharacterized protein LOC117195205; translated protein: MANSSGGGYTIPTGTLSILPIAANAQLPTITTTASGYEPNDVITTIPVSLSIQRFPSSLSIVDLAQEQDGYSNSGSSNGMTVGPGAGGGGGITTTSLLSVKPLNGSGNGNISRNNSFSLSFNLQDPTVRSSVRSAGAPTVDTGDNSSSGGTIALPQSGATATATATSATSTLAKHSPEAKTGEVYV
- the LOC117195194 gene encoding protein tantalus-like; translation: MVRRQMPPRACKSKSQSSARPSLSPSRLAKKPSLTPTTGSQAPSQTIAKSRPTGLETIFERPGNEDDGPTSSHAVAFGECQRRVLALVTGEKKRTLSQKSCLKVRNTLGERSTRHMMTLRASRTTLDSVMLGGSDDEGESVGVAPAVAPVAAPEVVPAGGNAGTNQPAPFVLRNSRRLKSLPPF